From Solanum stenotomum isolate F172 chromosome 2, ASM1918654v1, whole genome shotgun sequence:
ACGTGAAGGACATTGTGGCTAACAAGAGGAGGCTCACGGAGTATGAAACTGTAGCACTTACTGAGGAGTGCAGATCTAGGATCCAAAAGAGACTgcccaaaaagttaaaagatctAGGTAGTTTTACTGTGCAGATTACAATTGGGCAAAATGTTCATGCCAGCGGATTGTGTGATTTAGGGCAAAGTATAAATCTGATGCCCTTATCATTGTATCTAAAGCTTGGATTGGGTAGTAAAAAAAGAACCACTGTTATTCTCCAACTCGCTGATAGATCCATTGCTAGGCATGAAGGGGTGGTAGAAGATGTGTTAGTTCAAGTAGGttcattgatttttcttgtagatTTTATGGTCTTAGATTTTGAACCCGATTTTGAAATTTCGTTCACTTTGGGACGTCTATTCTTGGCCACAGGTAGGGCATTGATTGATGTAGCAGCTAGTCAACTAACTATGAGGACACATGATAAGGTTGAGGTATTCGATGTTTACTGTGCTTTAAAATTGCCTTCTATCTATGAAGAGTTGTCTGCTATTACTGTTGTTGATCAAATAGTAGAATCACAAGTAGTTGTGCCTGAAGATCCCTTAGAGAGAGTGTTAACAGGTCATGAGGTGGAATGAGATACCGAGGCTCAAGATATAGAAACATGTTTGAATCTAGCACTAGTTGACACTCACAAGCGAAAAGTCGAGTCATTAGATCATGCGTTAGGACCTCTACCAAAGCCTTCAATTGAAGAAGCTCCCAAGCTGGAGTTAAAAACTCTGCCTGCTCACCTAAGGTATGCATTTTTGGGCACTAATGAAACTTTACCTGTTGTACTTTCTGCAGAGTTGTCTGAAATACAGGTTGATGCGACATTGAGGATcttaaaaaggagaaagaaggcGATTGGATGGCAGATGGCTGAAATACAGGTGGCATTTTTGTGGCGTGCTGAGAGGCGTGACGCGCCACTACTGGAATTACTGGAACGTTTTTTAGGCGCGCTGAGAGAGGCACCGCGCCAAGGAGTAAACTTCAGAGGCCTTTCTCAAGCGCTCTGCTAGGCATGCCTTGCCAAGGGGGAAAAACCTGCAGCAAGTGCTAGGCGCGAAGCCCCACAAAGTTTCTGACTTTTCAACAAAAACATTAGTTAAAAAGGATTCCTAATTGTAATAGACTTTGGCTCTAATTTTCCTAATATTATAAATAGACCCTTAGGGCTCAATTATTAGGGTTCGACTTTATTGGGTGTGCATGAGCAAGTATTCACAtttgtaataggttttgatattttaactcttctattttccaGAAATCGAatgaaaaattgtattttgtggttttctaatagcatgagtggctaaacgcctTAGTTTTGGGGATTTAGCTACGAATGTTTTGTTGATTATTAAAGGTTTGtgtgaattaattcttggttgtcattataaattacttatatattcttgttttagtattttatgtttgatcaccataagataaatatattgtctaaacTTAAATAGGGAGAGGAGAGGTtcgatagaccagagaatatagagagcttgaTCGACCCATTAAgttgaggtgatttgtgttAAGGAGTGACACCCGAACGAACAACTCGCTTGGTTACGAAacaagatgaaatataaattcTAGTCAGTTAGTCTAGTTATCctcgctcaacgatgtagttagatagctaattggggtaggcgactagaggtgtgaacccgactcatacaattaaccctgCAAATCAGTAACTTCACgactaaaattagttctaagccaataatatgatacatgcGATTCATTGCATGCTGCAGCCTTGGAATTGTTttttacttgcttgaaacatcatCTTAAAGTC
This genomic window contains:
- the LOC125856144 gene encoding uncharacterized protein LOC125856144, with the protein product MSQISLEKQVAQVANSLNLRPQGGLPADTEPNPKQLHAVSTRSGLQLEELALKKRDTEVSTKEKKVEEVVKSSNVEVPVPQKKLPPPFPQRLKKQNEDECFSKFLFLLKQVHINLPLVDILQGIPKYSKYVKDIVANKRRLTEYETVALTEECRSRIQKRLPKKLKDLGSFTVQITIGQNVHASGLCDLGQSINLMPLSLYLKLGLGSKKRTTVILQLADRSIARHEGVVEDVLVQVGSLIFLVDFMVLDFEPDFEISFTLGRLFLATGRALIDVAASQLTMRTHDKVEVFDVYCALKLPSIYEELSAITVVDQIVESQVVVPEDPLERVLTELSEIQVDATLRILKRRKKAIGWQMAEIQVAFLWRAERRDAPLLELLERFLGALREAPRQGVNFRGLSQALC